A region from the Hydra vulgaris chromosome 10, alternate assembly HydraT2T_AEP genome encodes:
- the LOC136085816 gene encoding uncharacterized protein LOC136085816 isoform X1, which yields MLYAIVAFDEENTTDYLPLIWLVNAISQNILSIISSRKSTDFYWPRWTNVKKIDFAKSMCQEPEVGWLRFSGRILSTADTESEAKEKCRYAEDTSNVDEIYQKNLNSQSFEENQGNPSEKKNEDTSRLFNEEFDEQIEKRKKKTAKENTKVKKFDNLNKSMNHTITKPVAPSFLTSQCCSTSDDVDLRISSSLPNLSVNFHETNQRNANASSILSLTELNVAESSGIFKAIFKGLEQIKDTQKIHSKMIQHILLNLNIEGGTDSPELPEGLQFPATTIEELDKAQEILTDVNAQKILVRILVENGGHDISEFIKRNMTYLIGNTLARQLNMTGQKNKRGFIKTLLYKVLFASVKKNISTRECTKKQLEEVLSKWFGNSRDRGEGRRRRLEIGNNTDENLINF from the exons ATGTTGTATGCAATTGTTGCTTTTGACGAAGAAAACACTACTGACTACTTGCCACTTATTTGGTTAGTGAATGCAataagtcaaaatattttatcaataatttccTCTAGAAAATCAACTGATTTTTATTGGCCTCGATggacaaatgtaaaaaaaatagactTTGCTAAATCAATGTGTCAAGAACCTGAGGTGGGATGGCTTAGGTTTTCAGGAAGAATTTTGTCAACTGCAG ATACAGAATctgaagcaaaagaaaaatgCAGATATGCAGAAGATACTTCAAATGTTGATGAAATATATCAGAAAAACCTAAATAG cCAGTCCTTTGAAGAAAATCAAGGAAACCCTTCTGAGAAAA aaaatgaagATACGTCAAGACtatttaatgaagaatttgATGAACAAATTgagaaaaggaaaaagaaaacaGCAAAAGA aaatactaAAGTCAAAAAGTTTGATAACCTTAACAAATCTATGAATCATACAATTACCAAGCCAGTTGCTCCATCTTtcttaa CTTCCCAATGTTGTTCAACTTCAGATGATGTTGACCTTCGTATAAGTTCATCTTTACCAA atctaTCTGTGAACTTTCATGAAACCAATCAAAGAAATGCCAATGCTTCATCAATACTATCGTTGACTGAATTGAATGTAGCAGAATCTTCAG gaATCTTTAAAGCCATTTTTAAAGGATTGGAACAAATTAAAGATACTCAAAAGATTCACTCTAAAATGATACAACATATATTGctaaatttaaacattgaaGGGGGCACAGATTCACCTGAGCTACCGGAAGGTTTACAATTTCCAGCAACTACAATTGAAGAACTGGATAAGGCCCAAGAAATATTAACTGATGTTAATGCTCAAAAGATTTTG gTTCGTATTCTTGTTGAAAATGGTGGACATGATATTTCTGAATTTATTAAGCGTAACATGACATATCTTATTGGTAATACTTTGGCCAGACAACTAAATATGACTGGCCAAAAAAACAAGCGTGGCTTCATTAAAACTCTTTTGTACAAAGTTCTTTTTG CTTCtgtaaaaaagaatatatctaCAAGGGAGTGTACCAAAAAACAGCTTGAGGAAGTCCTTTCAAAATGGTTTGGTAATTCCCGTGACAGAGGTGAAGGTCGCAGACGACGTTTGGAAATAGGAAATAATACAGacgaaaatttaataaatttttga
- the LOC136085816 gene encoding uncharacterized protein LOC136085816 isoform X2, translating to MLYAIVAFDEENTTDYLPLIWLVNAISQNILSIISSRKSTDFYWPRWTNVKKIDFAKSMCQEPEVGWLRFSGRILSTADTESEAKEKCRYAEDTSNVDEIYQKNLNSQSFEENQGNPSEKKNEDTSRLFNEEFDEQIEKRKKKTAKENTKVKKFDNLNKSMNHTITKPVAPSFLTSQCCSTSDDVDLRISSSLPNLSVNFHETNQRNANASSILSLTELNVAESSGLEQIKDTQKIHSKMIQHILLNLNIEGGTDSPELPEGLQFPATTIEELDKAQEILTDVNAQKILVRILVENGGHDISEFIKRNMTYLIGNTLARQLNMTGQKNKRGFIKTLLYKVLFASVKKNISTRECTKKQLEEVLSKWFGNSRDRGEGRRRRLEIGNNTDENLINF from the exons ATGTTGTATGCAATTGTTGCTTTTGACGAAGAAAACACTACTGACTACTTGCCACTTATTTGGTTAGTGAATGCAataagtcaaaatattttatcaataatttccTCTAGAAAATCAACTGATTTTTATTGGCCTCGATggacaaatgtaaaaaaaatagactTTGCTAAATCAATGTGTCAAGAACCTGAGGTGGGATGGCTTAGGTTTTCAGGAAGAATTTTGTCAACTGCAG ATACAGAATctgaagcaaaagaaaaatgCAGATATGCAGAAGATACTTCAAATGTTGATGAAATATATCAGAAAAACCTAAATAG cCAGTCCTTTGAAGAAAATCAAGGAAACCCTTCTGAGAAAA aaaatgaagATACGTCAAGACtatttaatgaagaatttgATGAACAAATTgagaaaaggaaaaagaaaacaGCAAAAGA aaatactaAAGTCAAAAAGTTTGATAACCTTAACAAATCTATGAATCATACAATTACCAAGCCAGTTGCTCCATCTTtcttaa CTTCCCAATGTTGTTCAACTTCAGATGATGTTGACCTTCGTATAAGTTCATCTTTACCAA atctaTCTGTGAACTTTCATGAAACCAATCAAAGAAATGCCAATGCTTCATCAATACTATCGTTGACTGAATTGAATGTAGCAGAATCTTCAG GATTGGAACAAATTAAAGATACTCAAAAGATTCACTCTAAAATGATACAACATATATTGctaaatttaaacattgaaGGGGGCACAGATTCACCTGAGCTACCGGAAGGTTTACAATTTCCAGCAACTACAATTGAAGAACTGGATAAGGCCCAAGAAATATTAACTGATGTTAATGCTCAAAAGATTTTG gTTCGTATTCTTGTTGAAAATGGTGGACATGATATTTCTGAATTTATTAAGCGTAACATGACATATCTTATTGGTAATACTTTGGCCAGACAACTAAATATGACTGGCCAAAAAAACAAGCGTGGCTTCATTAAAACTCTTTTGTACAAAGTTCTTTTTG CTTCtgtaaaaaagaatatatctaCAAGGGAGTGTACCAAAAAACAGCTTGAGGAAGTCCTTTCAAAATGGTTTGGTAATTCCCGTGACAGAGGTGAAGGTCGCAGACGACGTTTGGAAATAGGAAATAATACAGacgaaaatttaataaatttttga